Proteins from a genomic interval of Posidoniimonas polymericola:
- a CDS encoding undecaprenyl-phosphate glucose phosphotransferase — protein MNPISRGIRQHSSVLHSVHRLLDAAVIAGVLFVALQATPVGGEAGNSLANELVIITAAAVLAMHVAAEATGLYHSWRGDRLRRELACIAMTWGYAVAGLLGIGLLTHYNVRFSYETKIAWLLGAPAAMMGVRVAIRGAQAALRSRGYNTRSVAICGTNELGVQLAENLNGCPSLGLRVGGFYDDRLAEVGRVAQNANSRTGDLDQLVADCRSGKVESVYITFPMRAEQRIRGVLSKLSDTTASVYIVPDFFVFELMHARWTNIDGLPAVSVHENPLHGVDGLFKRSCDLFFGSLLLALLAVPMALIAAAVKLTSRGPAIFRQKRYGLDGREIMVWKFRSMRTEDNGPVVRQATKHDSRITPLGAILRKTSLDELPQLFNVLQGTMSLVGPRPHATAHNEQYRTLIDGYMLRHKVKPGITGLAQVMGFRGETETLDKMQGRVRYDHLYIRDWSLWMDLKILFRTALVVLKQENAY, from the coding sequence ATGAACCCAATCTCCCGCGGCATCCGTCAGCACAGCTCGGTCCTGCACAGCGTCCACCGCCTGCTGGACGCGGCCGTGATTGCCGGAGTCCTGTTCGTCGCCCTCCAGGCGACCCCGGTCGGAGGCGAGGCGGGCAACTCGCTGGCTAACGAATTGGTGATCATTACCGCCGCCGCCGTGCTGGCGATGCACGTCGCGGCCGAGGCGACCGGCCTGTACCACAGCTGGCGGGGCGACCGGCTGCGTCGCGAGCTGGCCTGCATCGCCATGACCTGGGGCTACGCGGTCGCCGGCCTGTTGGGCATCGGCCTGCTGACCCACTACAACGTCCGCTTCAGCTACGAGACCAAGATCGCCTGGCTGCTCGGAGCCCCCGCCGCGATGATGGGCGTGCGGGTCGCGATCCGCGGCGCCCAGGCCGCACTCCGCAGCCGCGGCTACAACACCCGCTCGGTCGCGATCTGCGGAACCAATGAACTCGGCGTGCAGCTCGCCGAGAACCTCAACGGCTGCCCCAGCCTCGGCCTGCGGGTCGGCGGCTTCTACGACGACCGCCTGGCCGAAGTCGGCCGCGTCGCCCAGAACGCCAACAGCCGCACCGGCGACCTCGACCAGCTGGTCGCCGACTGCCGCAGCGGCAAGGTCGAGTCGGTCTACATTACCTTCCCGATGCGTGCCGAGCAGCGCATCCGCGGCGTGCTCAGCAAGCTCTCCGACACCACCGCCAGCGTCTACATCGTGCCGGACTTCTTTGTCTTCGAGCTGATGCACGCCCGCTGGACCAACATCGACGGCCTGCCCGCGGTCAGCGTTCACGAGAACCCGCTGCACGGCGTCGACGGGCTGTTCAAGCGAAGCTGCGACTTGTTCTTCGGGTCGCTGCTGCTGGCCCTGCTGGCCGTACCGATGGCGTTGATCGCCGCCGCGGTGAAGCTCACCAGCCGCGGCCCGGCGATCTTCCGTCAGAAGCGTTACGGGCTAGACGGCCGCGAGATTATGGTCTGGAAGTTCCGCTCCATGCGGACCGAAGACAACGGCCCCGTCGTCCGCCAGGCGACCAAGCACGACAGCCGCATCACGCCGCTCGGCGCCATCCTACGGAAGACCTCGCTCGACGAGCTGCCGCAGCTGTTTAACGTGCTTCAGGGCACGATGAGCCTGGTCGGCCCGCGGCCGCACGCCACGGCCCACAACGAGCAGTACCGCACCCTGATCGACGGCTACATGCTACGGCACAAGGTGAAGCCGGGCATCACCGGCCTGGCCCAGGTGATGGGCTTCCGCGGCGAGACCGAGACCCTCGACAAGATGCAGGGCCGCGTCCGCTACGACCACCTGTACATCCGCGACTGGTCGCTCTGGATGGACCTGAAGATCTTGTTCCGCACCGCGTTGGTGGTGCTCAAGCAGGAAAACGCGTACTGA
- a CDS encoding endonuclease/exonuclease/phosphatase family protein yields the protein MIWIARLATAFVAAATLLPLLPLGAWYVRVCDFPRLQLAAGAVLPLLAVTLIPGMGNWFGERGLLATACLLVIAWQTSHVIPYTGLVRTEVAAPSEQDSDANRLRVVVANLDYENDQKDAMLAALQAESPDLLLLIECDQAWHDALAPLKERLPHECGKVQGEGVGLMLWSRLPLEEAEVRFLITERRPSIHTHVTLESGDRVRVVCVHPTPPGLQDSTGEDRRDSRVRDAELVVVANEMSQSGKEPCIVTGDFNDVAWSATTRLFKRLSGLQDPRVGRGLYNTYPARHALLRFPIDHVFLSPGFALEELRRLKLPGSDHFGVVAEVYAPATTDEQVEATPEEFEQAEEILQEGKEDAEERDIKSDEAEQHTLNRPADLPRPA from the coding sequence ATGATCTGGATCGCTCGACTCGCCACCGCCTTTGTCGCCGCCGCCACGCTGCTGCCGCTGCTGCCGTTGGGGGCCTGGTACGTGCGGGTGTGCGACTTCCCCCGGCTGCAGCTGGCCGCCGGGGCGGTCCTGCCGCTGCTGGCGGTGACGCTGATCCCCGGCATGGGCAACTGGTTCGGCGAGCGCGGCCTGCTGGCAACCGCGTGCCTGCTGGTCATCGCCTGGCAGACGTCGCACGTGATCCCCTACACCGGGCTGGTCCGCACCGAGGTGGCCGCGCCGTCGGAGCAGGACTCGGACGCCAACCGGCTGCGGGTGGTGGTGGCCAACCTCGACTACGAGAACGACCAGAAGGACGCCATGCTGGCGGCGTTGCAAGCCGAGTCGCCCGACCTGCTGCTGCTGATCGAGTGCGACCAGGCGTGGCACGATGCGCTGGCGCCGCTCAAGGAACGGCTGCCCCACGAGTGCGGCAAGGTCCAGGGCGAAGGGGTCGGGCTGATGCTGTGGTCGCGGCTCCCGCTCGAAGAAGCCGAGGTGCGGTTCCTGATCACCGAGCGGCGGCCCTCGATCCACACCCACGTGACGCTCGAATCCGGAGACCGGGTGCGTGTGGTCTGCGTGCACCCCACGCCGCCGGGCCTGCAGGACAGCACCGGTGAGGATCGTCGCGACAGCCGCGTCCGCGATGCAGAGCTCGTGGTGGTCGCCAACGAGATGAGCCAGAGCGGCAAGGAGCCCTGCATCGTCACCGGCGACTTCAACGATGTGGCGTGGTCGGCGACCACCCGCTTGTTCAAACGGCTCAGCGGCCTGCAGGACCCGAGGGTCGGCCGCGGGCTGTACAACACCTACCCCGCCAGGCACGCGCTGCTGCGGTTCCCGATCGACCACGTGTTCTTGTCGCCCGGCTTCGCTTTGGAAGAGCTGCGTCGCCTGAAGCTGCCGGGCTCCGACCATTTTGGCGTCGTGGCCGAGGTCTACGCCCCGGCGACTACCGACGAGCAGGTCGAGGCCACCCCGGAAGAATTCGAGCAGGCGGAAGAGATCCTCCAGGAGGGCAAGGAAGACGCCGAGGAGCGCGACATCAAGTCGGACGAGGCCGAGCAGCACACCCTGAACCGGCCCGCCGACCTACCGCGTCCCGCCTAA
- a CDS encoding helix-turn-helix transcriptional regulator, which produces MKAAPVGEGNSIQQQDGMIPIEDAVAIARLLGEVAGHDGDVNARKRLLMRRLKELTGADGWLWSMTFCDHSKEQPMSVGVIHEDLTQSQFDGWVEASQTCKLPPPEDAPLTVEMAKGRHYTRTRDQLVSDDDWYNHPTVKKYRLDRGIDDFLYSIYPLLGGVEMCSAIGLYRHVGREKFSDRRRRITHIVLSNVDWLHFAGLPEHRDNAVPQLTPTQRVVLVHLLDGRRRPDIAEAMSISENTVRDHVRSILRFYDAKDQLELVCKFRAGNGMDVEQE; this is translated from the coding sequence GTGAAAGCAGCTCCGGTGGGCGAGGGCAACTCGATTCAACAACAAGACGGCATGATTCCCATTGAGGACGCTGTGGCGATCGCCAGGCTCCTCGGGGAAGTCGCCGGCCACGACGGTGACGTCAATGCGCGTAAGCGGTTGCTAATGCGGAGGTTAAAGGAGCTGACCGGGGCCGACGGTTGGCTCTGGTCCATGACCTTCTGCGACCACTCCAAAGAACAGCCGATGAGCGTCGGCGTGATCCACGAGGACCTCACCCAATCGCAGTTCGATGGTTGGGTCGAGGCGAGTCAGACCTGCAAGCTGCCGCCGCCCGAGGATGCGCCGCTGACTGTCGAGATGGCGAAGGGGCGGCACTACACCCGCACCCGCGACCAGCTTGTCTCAGACGACGACTGGTACAACCACCCCACGGTCAAGAAGTACCGGCTCGACCGCGGGATCGACGACTTCCTGTACAGCATCTACCCACTCTTGGGGGGTGTCGAGATGTGCAGCGCGATCGGCCTCTACAGGCACGTCGGGCGGGAAAAGTTCTCAGACCGCCGCCGCCGGATCACCCACATCGTGCTGTCGAACGTCGACTGGCTGCATTTTGCGGGCCTGCCCGAGCACCGCGACAACGCCGTGCCGCAGCTCACGCCGACGCAGCGTGTTGTACTTGTTCATCTGCTCGACGGCCGCCGCCGCCCCGATATTGCCGAGGCGATGAGCATCTCCGAGAACACGGTCCGCGACCACGTCCGCAGCATCCTCCGCTTCTACGACGCCAAGGACCAACTCGAGCTGGTGTGCAAGTTCCGGGCGGGCAACGGGATGGACGTCGAGCAAGAGTGA
- a CDS encoding LamG domain-containing protein — protein MRMSFVKLTLCGLVAAALTPCASASTVAHWRFEAGPADSNIAHLAGDDAGNTYSADVPDVSGNGHDLSAWVTGGCCGFAYRTETPAGSVPAIGATNNFSVQNTGGGPGMFTGPTGIESITPGAFTIEASFKLENGGYRTVVGRDSTDVVDANRELAAVYFQAMPNNQFAVKFADQDGYFHEAISPENAIITWDPGSQTSDDAHWYNAVGVSDGSMLSLYLADATLGTGYQLITTTDLTASGSTNTAMATPAGAGGDWIAGNWTVGRGMYNGGHGDRGYGFIDEVRISDSALAPSEFLFAPEPSSVLLGLIGVLSSLSAARIR, from the coding sequence ATGAGAATGTCATTTGTAAAACTAACGCTGTGCGGCCTGGTCGCCGCAGCGCTGACGCCGTGCGCGTCGGCGAGCACCGTCGCGCACTGGCGATTTGAAGCCGGCCCCGCCGACAGCAACATCGCGCACCTGGCCGGCGACGACGCCGGCAACACCTACTCGGCCGACGTGCCGGACGTCTCGGGCAACGGCCACGACTTGTCGGCCTGGGTGACGGGCGGCTGCTGTGGTTTCGCCTATCGGACCGAAACCCCGGCCGGCTCCGTGCCGGCGATTGGCGCCACCAACAACTTCAGCGTGCAGAACACCGGCGGCGGCCCGGGCATGTTCACCGGCCCGACCGGCATCGAGTCCATCACGCCGGGCGCTTTCACGATCGAGGCTTCTTTCAAGCTCGAGAACGGCGGCTACCGCACGGTTGTCGGCCGTGATTCGACCGACGTCGTGGACGCGAACCGCGAGCTCGCCGCGGTCTACTTCCAGGCGATGCCCAACAACCAGTTCGCTGTCAAATTTGCCGACCAGGACGGCTACTTCCACGAAGCGATCTCGCCGGAAAACGCGATCATCACTTGGGATCCGGGCTCGCAAACTTCGGACGACGCGCACTGGTACAACGCCGTTGGCGTGAGCGACGGTTCGATGCTGTCGCTGTACCTGGCCGACGCTACCCTCGGCACGGGCTACCAGCTCATCACGACCACCGACCTGACCGCTAGCGGGAGCACCAACACGGCGATGGCCACCCCGGCCGGCGCCGGTGGCGACTGGATCGCCGGCAACTGGACCGTTGGTCGCGGCATGTACAACGGCGGCCACGGCGACCGCGGCTACGGCTTCATCGATGAAGTCCGCATCAGCGACAGCGCCCTCGCCCCCAGCGAGTTCCTGTTCGCCCCCGAGCCCAGCTCGGTTTTGCTCGGACTTATTGGCGTACTCTCTTCCCTATCGGCTGCCAGGATCCGATAG
- a CDS encoding alpha-L-arabinofuranosidase C-terminal domain-containing protein codes for MRQHHGDNSISRRGALKTLAATTLGAAAASRVSAADGKGSVLAVDPTPGHEISPHLYMQIMEPLGVTDSSVEASWDHARNDWRPDLVEATRRLGPGMVRWGGIYTDFYRWREGVGPRDQRPPMHNLQWGGIESNQVGTAEFVDFCSRVGADPLMCVNFESDGRERYMTAAGKPRSGDAREAADWVSYCNDPVNAERRVHGFEQPLTIKHWQIGNETSYDRHGFDLETTAQKTVEFARAMRERDASIRLIGWGDSGWAPRMAEVAGEHLDMLAFHHMFDPDDRREPVLRGERYRRDPTATWEVLMRAWEHNDHKIREVRDSLDGAEMPLAMTECHFAIPGRNRCDVLSTWAAGVSYGRILNNHQRHADVLKIATAADFCGNRWQVNAVMLPTPAGSGEAYLMPVARVMRLYSHHIGTHTARVSQTPDGLDVVASRAGDKLYLHVVNCQQTRDITAELAIAGERPARATAVQIVEEPMVEVSHLNSKEVMTERRIDLPRDEPWRFPAASVSAVEVSLAG; via the coding sequence ATGCGACAGCACCACGGTGACAACTCGATCTCCCGGCGGGGGGCGCTCAAGACGCTGGCCGCGACGACGCTCGGCGCGGCCGCGGCGTCGCGCGTGTCGGCTGCCGACGGCAAGGGGTCGGTCTTGGCGGTCGACCCGACGCCCGGGCACGAGATCTCGCCGCACCTGTACATGCAGATTATGGAGCCGCTGGGGGTTACGGACAGCTCGGTCGAGGCCTCCTGGGACCACGCCCGCAACGACTGGCGGCCCGACCTCGTCGAGGCGACCCGCCGGCTCGGGCCGGGCATGGTCCGCTGGGGCGGCATCTACACCGACTTCTACCGCTGGCGCGAGGGGGTCGGGCCACGCGACCAGCGGCCGCCGATGCACAACCTGCAGTGGGGCGGCATCGAGTCGAATCAGGTCGGCACCGCCGAGTTCGTCGACTTCTGCAGCCGCGTCGGCGCCGACCCGCTGATGTGCGTCAACTTCGAGTCCGACGGGCGGGAGCGGTACATGACCGCCGCCGGCAAGCCCCGCAGCGGCGACGCCCGCGAGGCGGCCGACTGGGTCTCGTACTGCAACGACCCGGTCAACGCCGAACGCCGCGTCCACGGCTTCGAGCAGCCGCTAACGATCAAGCACTGGCAGATCGGCAACGAGACCTCCTACGACCGCCACGGCTTCGACCTCGAGACCACGGCCCAGAAGACGGTCGAGTTCGCCCGGGCGATGCGCGAGCGCGACGCGTCCATCCGGCTGATCGGTTGGGGCGACAGCGGCTGGGCGCCGCGGATGGCGGAGGTCGCCGGCGAGCACCTCGACATGCTCGCCTTCCACCACATGTTCGACCCCGACGACCGCCGCGAACCGGTGCTGCGGGGCGAGCGGTACCGCCGCGACCCAACCGCGACCTGGGAGGTGCTGATGCGCGCCTGGGAGCACAACGACCACAAGATCCGCGAGGTCCGCGACAGCCTGGACGGCGCCGAAATGCCGTTGGCGATGACCGAGTGCCACTTCGCCATCCCCGGCCGCAACCGCTGCGACGTGCTGTCGACCTGGGCGGCGGGCGTTTCCTACGGGCGGATCCTCAACAACCACCAGCGCCACGCGGACGTGCTCAAGATCGCCACCGCGGCCGACTTCTGCGGAAACCGCTGGCAGGTCAACGCCGTGATGCTGCCAACCCCAGCCGGCTCGGGCGAAGCGTACCTGATGCCGGTGGCCCGCGTGATGCGGCTCTACAGCCACCACATCGGCACGCACACGGCCCGCGTCTCGCAGACCCCCGACGGGCTCGACGTCGTGGCGAGCAGGGCGGGCGACAAGCTGTACCTGCACGTGGTGAACTGCCAACAGACGCGGGACATCACGGCCGAGTTGGCGATCGCCGGAGAGCGGCCCGCCCGCGCGACGGCGGTGCAGATCGTGGAGGAACCGATGGTGGAGGTCTCGCACCTCAACAGCAAGGAAGTGATGACGGAACGTCGGATAGACCTACCGAGAGATGAACCTTGGCGTTTCCCGGCCGCGTCGGTGAGTGCGGTGGAGGTGTCGCTAGCGGGCTGA
- a CDS encoding ABC transporter permease, with translation MPVPLPLLAELPTISIPKLLIALAPALGVLFVLARWSLRPWASVTALARMLLQLLAIGYVLTAVFETDRPEVVGLVLTIMLLAAGGIALRTINGPSLRQRGIAIAAILFGAGVPLLLCTQVVLTLDSWFSPRYIIPLSGMALANAMNTISLAAERFQAEVDRGEPRGVARDAAMRASLIPATNALLAVGLVSIPGMMTGQVLAGVDPLIAARYQIMVMAMVFSSAGLSAACYLSIVARDNFGAAAPR, from the coding sequence ATGCCCGTCCCGCTACCTCTGCTGGCGGAACTCCCGACGATCTCGATCCCGAAGCTGCTGATCGCGCTGGCTCCGGCGTTGGGGGTGCTGTTCGTCCTGGCGCGGTGGTCGCTGCGGCCGTGGGCGTCGGTCACCGCGTTGGCGCGGATGCTGCTGCAGCTGCTCGCGATCGGCTACGTGCTTACCGCGGTCTTCGAGACCGACCGCCCCGAGGTCGTGGGGCTGGTGCTGACGATCATGCTGCTCGCGGCCGGAGGGATCGCGCTGCGGACCATCAACGGGCCGAGTCTGCGGCAACGCGGCATTGCGATCGCCGCGATCCTGTTCGGCGCCGGCGTGCCGCTGCTGCTCTGCACCCAGGTAGTGCTCACGCTCGACTCCTGGTTCAGCCCGCGGTACATCATCCCGCTCTCGGGCATGGCCCTGGCGAACGCCATGAACACCATCAGCCTGGCAGCCGAACGCTTCCAGGCAGAGGTCGACCGGGGAGAGCCGCGCGGCGTCGCCCGCGACGCCGCGATGCGGGCGAGCCTGATCCCGGCGACCAACGCGCTCTTGGCGGTTGGGCTGGTGTCGATCCCGGGCATGATGACCGGTCAGGTGCTGGCCGGCGTCGACCCGCTGATTGCCGCGCGGTACCAGATTATGGTGATGGCGATGGTGTTCAGCTCGGCCGGACTGTCGGCGGCGTGCTACCTATCGATTGTCGCGCGGGACAACTTCGGGGCCGCCGCGCCGCGGTAG
- a CDS encoding GH92 family glycosyl hydrolase, whose protein sequence is MTPPSPPRVVACLLAALALSPATRAGEPRDLVRHVNTLQGTNSRFELTRGNTYPTCALPFGMHTWTPQTGHNGDGWKYQYHRDQIRGFQQAHQCSSWSNDYAVFSLMPVVGELVVDENARASRFRHDDEVGKPHYYRVTLENGVEVEISPTVRGAMLRFRFPPDQPAHLVLDGYLGRSKIRVDDDQDRLVGWVRNGRNQPRGFVNHFLVQFDTPVESYGAWRGGAKGVSPGQAESSGNKAGAYVTFAPGSVVQAKVASSYVSAEQAALTLDRELGRYDQLEEVKEAAAEVWNQHLAKLTVEGGPTERLETFYSCYFRASLFPRKFYERDAEGEAYYRSPYDGEVHRGYLYTDTGLWDTFRAQMPLNALLYPQMHGRYMQALLAAHRQCGWLPSWSFPGEAGSMIGNHAISLLADAWAKGIRTFDPAEALAAYDHESSHKGPWGPANGRGGADVIERIGYLPYPEFREATAKTLEYAYDDFCGYWLAKQTGDEELAEKFAKRMYNYRHVFDGQTGFMRGRDAEGGWAPNFDPIEWGGPYTEGSAWHWVWSVFHDPHGLGELLGGDDAFVEKLDAVFAAPAEFKPGTYGAPIHEMREMVLGQMGQYAHGNQPIQHMPYLYCYAGQPWKTQRWVREVMQKLYNATEDGYPGDEDQGQTSSWFVQSALGFYSVCPGVDQYVLGSPAFEKATLRLENGKRFVVEAPGNSAENVYIQAATLNGAPLDRNYLTHDEIVQGGVLRLEMGPQPNLDRGVGVDARPFSVSTADRP, encoded by the coding sequence ATGACGCCCCCCTCCCCACCCCGCGTCGTGGCCTGCCTGCTGGCGGCCCTCGCTTTGTCCCCGGCGACCCGCGCCGGAGAACCACGCGACCTCGTGCGGCACGTCAATACGCTGCAGGGCACCAACTCACGCTTCGAGCTCACCCGCGGCAACACCTACCCGACCTGCGCGCTGCCGTTCGGCATGCACACCTGGACGCCGCAGACCGGGCACAACGGCGACGGCTGGAAGTACCAGTACCACCGCGACCAGATCCGCGGCTTCCAGCAGGCGCACCAGTGCAGCTCGTGGAGCAACGACTACGCGGTGTTCTCGCTAATGCCGGTGGTCGGCGAACTGGTTGTCGACGAGAACGCCCGCGCGAGCCGGTTCCGCCACGACGACGAAGTCGGCAAGCCCCACTACTACCGCGTGACGCTCGAGAACGGAGTGGAGGTCGAGATTTCGCCAACTGTCCGCGGGGCCATGCTGCGGTTCCGCTTCCCGCCCGACCAGCCGGCCCACCTGGTGCTCGACGGCTACCTCGGCCGCAGCAAGATCCGCGTCGACGACGATCAGGACCGCCTGGTCGGCTGGGTCCGCAACGGCCGGAACCAGCCCCGCGGCTTTGTGAATCATTTCCTCGTGCAGTTCGACACGCCGGTCGAGTCGTACGGGGCGTGGCGCGGCGGCGCCAAGGGCGTGTCGCCTGGGCAGGCCGAGTCCTCTGGCAACAAGGCCGGCGCGTACGTCACCTTCGCGCCCGGCTCGGTCGTGCAGGCGAAGGTCGCGTCGTCGTACGTCAGCGCCGAGCAGGCCGCGCTGACCCTCGACCGCGAGCTCGGCCGCTACGACCAGCTCGAAGAGGTCAAAGAGGCCGCCGCCGAGGTCTGGAATCAGCACCTCGCCAAGCTGACCGTCGAGGGAGGACCGACCGAGCGGCTCGAGACCTTCTACTCGTGCTACTTCCGCGCGAGCCTGTTCCCGCGCAAGTTCTACGAGCGCGACGCCGAGGGCGAGGCCTACTACCGCAGCCCGTACGACGGCGAGGTCCACCGCGGCTACCTCTACACCGACACCGGCCTGTGGGACACGTTCCGCGCCCAGATGCCGCTCAACGCCCTGCTCTACCCGCAGATGCACGGCCGCTACATGCAGGCGCTGTTGGCGGCCCACCGGCAGTGCGGTTGGCTGCCGAGCTGGTCGTTCCCGGGCGAGGCGGGCAGCATGATCGGCAACCACGCGATCTCGCTGCTGGCCGACGCGTGGGCGAAGGGGATCCGCACGTTCGACCCGGCCGAGGCGCTGGCCGCCTACGACCACGAGTCGAGCCACAAGGGCCCCTGGGGCCCGGCCAACGGACGCGGCGGCGCCGACGTGATCGAGCGGATCGGCTACCTACCCTACCCCGAGTTCCGCGAGGCGACCGCCAAGACCCTCGAGTACGCCTACGACGACTTCTGCGGCTACTGGCTCGCCAAACAGACCGGCGACGAGGAGCTGGCCGAGAAGTTCGCTAAGCGGATGTACAACTACCGCCACGTGTTCGACGGGCAGACCGGTTTCATGCGGGGCCGCGACGCAGAAGGCGGCTGGGCGCCCAACTTCGACCCGATCGAGTGGGGCGGCCCCTACACCGAGGGCTCCGCCTGGCACTGGGTCTGGTCCGTGTTCCACGACCCGCACGGCCTGGGCGAGCTGCTCGGCGGCGACGACGCGTTTGTCGAGAAGCTCGACGCCGTATTCGCCGCGCCCGCCGAGTTCAAGCCGGGGACCTACGGCGCGCCGATCCACGAGATGCGTGAGATGGTCCTCGGCCAGATGGGGCAGTACGCCCACGGCAACCAGCCGATCCAGCACATGCCCTACCTGTACTGCTACGCCGGCCAGCCGTGGAAGACACAGCGGTGGGTCCGCGAGGTGATGCAGAAGCTCTACAACGCCACCGAGGACGGCTACCCGGGCGACGAGGACCAGGGGCAGACGTCGTCGTGGTTTGTGCAGAGCGCACTGGGCTTCTACTCGGTCTGCCCGGGCGTCGACCAGTACGTGCTGGGCAGCCCCGCGTTCGAGAAGGCGACCCTCCGCCTCGAGAACGGCAAGCGGTTCGTCGTCGAGGCCCCGGGCAACTCGGCGGAAAACGTCTACATCCAGGCCGCGACGCTCAACGGTGCGCCGCTCGACCGCAACTATCTGACGCACGATGAGATTGTCCAGGGCGGCGTGCTGCGACTCGAGATGGGCCCGCAGCCGAACCTCGACCGCGGCGTCGGCGTTGACGCCCGGCCGTTCTCGGTGTCGACGGCCGATCGGCCCTAG